From the Deinococcus radiophilus genome, one window contains:
- a CDS encoding acetyl-CoA carboxylase carboxyltransferase subunit alpha, whose protein sequence is MSTMTDLLRELEHKVRDLEQTARKTGQNLEVALAPLREEVAKLRRAEDEGKKGDAEATEERRGGERWARVGLARAPGRPTALDYVERLTENFVQLHGDRLYGDDTALLGGPALWQGRPVMLLVQQKGRDTKTKIMRRFGMSNPEGYRKAMRLMDLADKFGLPVVALIDTPGAYPGIEAEERGQGWAIAESIQRMSRLKVPAVCAVIGEGGSGGALAIGVGNRVLIMENAWYSVISPEACASIIWKDSSKAPEAAEALRLTAPDLLELGIVEEVIPEPEGGAHTDPGAAAQALGEAVSRHLQELSGLSAEELLAGRAERFRVMGEYEER, encoded by the coding sequence ATGAGTACGATGACCGACCTGCTGCGTGAACTGGAACATAAGGTTCGCGACTTGGAACAGACCGCCCGCAAGACTGGGCAGAACCTGGAGGTGGCCCTGGCCCCACTGCGTGAAGAAGTCGCCAAGCTGCGCCGCGCCGAGGATGAGGGCAAAAAAGGTGATGCTGAAGCGACAGAAGAACGCCGTGGTGGTGAGCGCTGGGCACGGGTGGGTCTGGCCCGTGCGCCGGGCCGCCCTACGGCGCTGGACTATGTGGAGCGGCTGACTGAGAACTTCGTGCAATTGCACGGGGACCGCCTCTACGGTGATGACACAGCTCTGCTGGGTGGCCCAGCGCTGTGGCAGGGGCGACCTGTCATGCTGCTGGTCCAGCAAAAAGGCCGTGACACCAAGACCAAGATCATGCGGCGCTTCGGGATGAGCAATCCCGAGGGCTACCGCAAGGCCATGCGCCTGATGGACCTGGCCGACAAGTTCGGCTTGCCGGTCGTGGCCCTGATCGATACGCCTGGTGCCTACCCTGGCATTGAGGCCGAGGAGCGCGGCCAGGGGTGGGCGATTGCCGAAAGTATTCAGCGGATGAGCCGCCTGAAAGTGCCGGCGGTCTGCGCCGTCATCGGTGAGGGCGGGTCTGGCGGTGCGCTGGCGATTGGCGTAGGTAACCGCGTCCTGATCATGGAAAATGCCTGGTACTCGGTGATCAGCCCCGAGGCCTGCGCCAGCATCATCTGGAAAGATTCTTCCAAGGCGCCTGAGGCTGCCGAGGCGCTGCGCCTGACGGCCCCCGATCTGCTGGAGCTGGGCATTGTGGAAGAAGTGATTCCGGAGCCGGAAGGCGGAGCCCACACCGACCCCGGCGCCGCCGCACAGGCCCTGGGAGAAGCGGTCAGCCGTCACTTACAGGAACTGAGTGGCCTAAGCGCCGAGGAACTGTTGGCCGGACGCGCCGAACGATTCCGGGTCATGGGCGAGTACGAGGAACGCTAA
- the accD gene encoding acetyl-CoA carboxylase, carboxyltransferase subunit beta — MALEHFFRRSRPKQQAGADLPDLWTKCPACKETVYNKDLDANSWVCPKCGHHLRLDAAQRIQVLLDTGSFEQLSGRVWPTDPLDFVDTETYPERLSRAQAKTGRPEAILTGRGRIVDVPVMVAVMDFAFSGGSMGSVVGEEIARAAEAAAEAELPLVLVAASGGARMQESALSLMQMAKTTVALEGLHAKGLPYISVLSDPTTGGVTASFATIADVILAEPGALIGFAGPRVIQQTIRQNLPEGFQRSEFLLEHGMLDAVVDRREQRNYLAGLLRILTQMPVPSAAAAGEVQP; from the coding sequence ATGGCGCTTGAGCATTTCTTCCGCCGCAGCCGTCCCAAGCAGCAGGCCGGCGCGGACCTGCCCGACCTCTGGACCAAGTGTCCAGCCTGCAAAGAAACCGTCTACAACAAGGACCTGGACGCCAACAGCTGGGTGTGCCCCAAGTGCGGCCATCACCTGCGGCTGGACGCGGCACAGCGGATTCAGGTGCTGCTGGACACGGGCAGCTTCGAGCAGCTGTCGGGCCGGGTGTGGCCCACTGACCCGCTGGACTTCGTGGACACCGAAACTTATCCAGAGCGTCTGAGCCGCGCCCAGGCCAAGACGGGCCGCCCTGAGGCGATCCTGACCGGGCGGGGCCGCATCGTGGACGTGCCGGTGATGGTCGCGGTCATGGACTTCGCCTTTAGCGGGGGCAGTATGGGCAGTGTGGTGGGTGAGGAAATCGCCCGCGCTGCCGAAGCCGCCGCTGAAGCGGAACTGCCCCTGGTGCTGGTCGCAGCCAGCGGTGGGGCACGCATGCAGGAAAGTGCCCTCTCGCTGATGCAGATGGCCAAGACAACGGTGGCCCTGGAAGGCCTGCATGCCAAGGGGCTGCCGTATATCAGCGTGCTGAGTGACCCCACCACCGGGGGCGTGACCGCCAGCTTTGCGACCATTGCCGACGTGATCCTGGCCGAGCCTGGAGCCCTAATCGGATTTGCCGGGCCGCGCGTCATTCAGCAGACCATCCGCCAGAACCTGCCCGAAGGCTTTCAACGCTCGGAATTCCTGCTGGAGCACGGCATGTTAGACGCCGTGGTGGACCGCCGTGAGCAGCGTAACTATCTGGCCGGGCTGCTGCGGATTCTGACCCAGATGCCTGTGCCCAGTGCCGCAGCTGCGGGTGAGGTGCAGCCATGA